A window of the Candidatus Hydrogenedentota bacterium genome harbors these coding sequences:
- the grpE gene encoding nucleotide exchange factor GrpE yields the protein MKKGHSEKTELEKRLEAEAEAEAKAAQEEAGDESAGGETAPSADVAALIKERDDLADKLLRARAEFDNYRRRVARDSERARQMAAEALLRDILPVIDHLELALRHKDDQSGALAEGVEMTVKSLHEVLRRHGLEPIAAEGEPFNPEVHEAIMRRPSEEHPQDTVLEEFQRGYRLGTMVLRPTKVVVSHRPEEEDAESCGGQEQPESAEANSDAN from the coding sequence ATGAAGAAGGGACATAGCGAGAAGACCGAGTTGGAAAAGCGCCTGGAGGCGGAAGCCGAGGCGGAGGCCAAAGCGGCCCAGGAAGAAGCGGGTGACGAATCGGCCGGTGGAGAGACTGCTCCTTCGGCGGATGTCGCGGCGCTCATCAAGGAACGCGACGACCTGGCGGACAAACTGCTGCGCGCGCGCGCCGAGTTCGACAACTACCGGCGGCGCGTGGCCCGGGATTCGGAACGGGCGCGCCAGATGGCGGCGGAAGCGCTCTTGCGGGACATCCTGCCCGTGATTGACCACCTCGAATTGGCCTTGCGCCACAAGGACGACCAGTCCGGAGCGCTGGCCGAAGGGGTGGAGATGACGGTCAAGAGCCTGCACGAGGTTTTGCGCAGGCATGGCCTGGAGCCGATTGCGGCCGAAGGCGAGCCGTTCAACCCCGAAGTGCACGAAGCGATCATGCGGCGTCCTTCGGAAGAGCATCCGCAGGACACCGTGTTGGAGGAATTTCAGCGCGGATACCGTCTTGGAACGATGGTGCTGCGCCCAACGAAGGTGGTGGTGTCGCACCGTCCGGAAGAAGAGGACGCCGAATCGTGCGGCGGCCAGGAACAGCCCGAAAGCGCGGAAGCGAATTCGGACGCAAACTGA